The Lipingzhangella halophila genome segment GCGCAGCTCCGCGATGCCGGCCCGGGGGTTCCCCCGGGAGATACCGCCGAGGAAGACAACGTTGGGTGTGAGGCCGCGGGCGGCGTCCCGGTGCGCCCGGAACGCGGCGATGTCGGTGATCGCCGGGCGCGCCGGAGCCGGCGTGACGGCCATGGTGGTTACCCCGCCGCGCAGCGCTGCACGCGCCGCCCGCGTGTAGCGCTCCCGCAGCGAGGCCCCCGGGTGCTCGCTCGCGGGTGGCAGCACCGCCACGTCGACATCGACGCAGCCGGGCAGCAGCGCGGCCGCACCGAGATCGGCCTCCTCATGCCCACTGAGGGCGGCACCGTAGTGCCGGATCGCGTGCACGCGTCCGTCGTGCACGGCGACCGCACCCGCGACGACACCGTCCGGAGTGACGACGCGCCGCGAGCGGACGATGAGGTCGAATTTCGGCACGGTTATCCCCTTTGTCGTTTATGGTCGCCGAGTTGCGCGGTGCCGCGGGACGGTCACGGGAACGACGGTTTCCCGCCTGTCGTATCGCGTTTCTCGCTGCGGCTCGTCTATCCTTGAAGTACACGTGTTGACCAGCGGAAATCATGGTCTCGCTCGGATTTCCCGCGGGAACGCGGAGCGTTTTTCGATGGTTATCGATTACTACCAGTTTCCTTTCCGGAGATGGTCGAGATCGTGCGTATTCGGGGTGCGGGAGCGCGGCTCCCGCGAGTTCGGGGGATGTGGGGCGCGTTTGCCGCGGCTGCCGCGTCCGGGGTCGTGCTCCTTGGTGCTCTGGCGGCGGTGGACGCGCTGAGCTGGACAGCGGCGGTGGTCCTGGCGGCGCTCTGGTGTATCGGCCTGGGGGTCGTCGGCACGGGCCTCCTGCTGCGCCGTATCGCGGTCCAGACGCGGCGCCTGCACCGGAGGCTGGAGCGGCACGCGCGCAACTCCGCCGACGCCATCTTCCGGGACCGTGTCGAGCTCGTTGGGCGGATCGCCGACGTAGCCAACCGGGTCGATGCCACCGAGTCGACCCTGGACGAGCTGCGCCAGCGCGACCTGCCCAAGCTGGGCGCGGACGTCGTCCAGCGCGTCGAGCGCCGCCAGGACCGGCGGTTCGTGAAGCTGACCGAGCACGTGGCCCGCCAGGGGCGCGACGACTACGAGCAGCAGGTGGCCTGGCAGGAGCTCCGCGAATTCGTGCGCCCGGGCTCGTTCATGCCCGCGCTGCGCGGCTGGGCGGCCTCGCCCGATGTCCTGCGGCTGGTCGTCGATGCCATCCGCGCCCGCCACCCGAAGCTGGTGGTCGAGTGCGGCAGCGGCGCCTCCAGCGTCTGGCTGGGCTACGCGCTGCGCCGGGCCGGCGGAGGGCGGCTGGTGGCACTGGAGCACGACGAGCGCTATGCCGACCTCACCCGCCGGATGCTCGCCGATCACGATCTCGACGACATCGTCGAGATCCGGCACGCCCCATTGCGCGACTGGGTTCCAACGGACCCCGACGCGCCCAATCCGTCCGGCCAGCCCTGGTACGACCTGGCCGCCGTGTGTGACCTGAACGACATCGACCTGCTTTTCGTGGACGGCCCGCCGCACTTCACCGCGACCGAGGCGCGTTACCCCGCCGGGCCGGCGCTGCTCCCGCGTTGCTCCGCCAGCGCCGTCGTGGTCCTCGACGACACCTCGCGCCACGACGAGCAGGCCCTGAGCGGCCGCTGGCTGGCCGCGACCCCCGGGCTCGTGTGCGACGAAGTGCCGGTGGAGAAGGGGGCCCGCGTCTTCACCTGGCGCGAGCACTAGATCGGTGGTGTGGGTGGGTGGTTGGACATCCGACGAGGGCAGCGAAGGCGGTGTGGGCCAGCTCGCGGTGATCGGTGCGGGTGCCCGATGGTGGCCCGCGCGACGGGAGCAGCGACAACGACGCATAGCCCCCGGGGGCGCTTCCTGGTCTCGCCCGGCGCGGGGCTCGGGACTCCCGCCCCCGCCCTCGCGTGTCCGCTACGTCCGGTTTCTGTGCCGATCTTGAGGATTGCGTTCCTTTGTGGCGCCACAAAGGAACGCAATCCTCAAGATCGGCACCCAGGCGCACACGCGGCACCGCCACGGGACCGCGCCTCCGCATAGGGCGCCCCCACGCGCTCCCCCACCCGCCACACACCACCCCGACCCATCGCCGCCCTCGTTGGCCGCGCCACCACCAGGCACCCGTAGCGACCACCGCGGGCCGGCCCACCCACCAGCCATCGCCGCCCCGTTGGGCACCGCACCACGCACCCCCATCACCGTCTAGCCGCACGCACTCCGCGGGCCCGCCATCGCGGTGCGGACGACGCGGGCCAGCCGTGCGGCGGGCTTTCGCGGCCCGGGTGCGGCCCGGCCGCCCGCGAAACCGGCAGCCTGCGGGCTTCCGCTGCTCAGCAGCCGGGTCCGACATGCCGTAGTAATGGGCGTACTCTGGTACGAGGCGGCGGCCGCGGTCTCCTGACGCGGATCCGCGTGCCTGTTCCGGTGTTGTGTGCGCTGGGCTGGTGCCGTGACCGTGGGAGACCGGCGCGCCTTCGGCGCGGCCATCGCCTGGTGGCCGAGCGCCACCGCCTCCCAAAGCGACCTCGACCACGACGGAGCGGCAGCGCGTGGCATCCACGGACAATCGCGGTACCGGTGCCTCCCGGCGCAATGGCACAAAAACGAACACGGACCCGAGCACCGCCGTCGTCATCTCCGTCGCGGCGACCGCCACCGGCCTCATCGCCCTGATCATCGCGCTGGCTGCCGGAGGTGCGGTCACTCCGCAAGTCATCCCCGGCCTTCCGGACGCCGGCCCGTTGACGCGCTGGGGTCTGCCGGTGTCGAAGAACGTGCAGGACGCCGGCGCGGTACTGACAGTCGGCCTGCTGCTGCTCGCCGCGTTCCTGCTGCCCAACGACAAGGGAGTACCAAGCTCGCAGGCCCTGGGCTACGTGCGGGCCGCGTCGTGGACGGGGCTGGCATGGGCGGCCGGGGCCGGGGCGACACTGGTCTTCCAGCTCTCCGACACCGTGGGCCAACCTCCCTTCGCGGTCATCGGGGACCAGCTCAGCAGCTACGCCGGGCAGAGCACGCAGGGGATCGGGCTGACGGTCGTCATCCTGCTCGCCACCGCGGTGGCGCTGTTCGGCCGCACGGTCGTCACGGGGGCGGGAGTCATCACGCTCCTGGGTATCGCCCTCGCCGGGGTGGTGCCGCCGGCGCTCACCGGGCACTCGGCGACAGCGGGCAGCCACGAGCTGGCGGTCACCGGTCTGGCGCTGCACGTGCTGGCCATCTGCCTGTGGGTGGGCGGGCTCGCCGCTGTGACGTTCCACGCGCTGCGCCCGGGCGGGGAGCACGCGGCGCTGGCCGTGCGGCGGTTCAGCCGGTTCGCGCTGTGGGCCTATATCGGAGTCGCGATCGGGGGTGCCGCCAGCGCCATCAGCCGGCTGTACGCGGTGCAGGAGCTCTACACCACGCCCTACGGGCGGATCATTCTGGTCAAGATCGTGCTGTTCGGTGTGCTGGGCTATCTTGGCTGGTTGCACCGCCGTTCGGTAGTGCCGCGGATCGGCGAGGCCAGTGGCCGGGCCCGCTTCGTGCGCGTGGCCGGCGGCGAGATCGTGATCATGGCGGCGGTCGTGGGGATATCGGTCGCCCTGAGCCGCACAGCGCCCCCGCCGCCGGCGGAGAGCGAGGTCGATCCGGTCACGGCGATACTCGGCTTCCCGATGCCGCCGCCGATCGACGCGCAGTCGCTGCTCACGCTGTGGCGCCCCGACCTGCTCTTCATCATGCTGGTGGTGTGCCTGGGCGGGTTCTACGCTGTGGGTGTTGTCCGGTTGGTGCGGCGCGGCGACCGCTGGCCGTGGGGCAGGAGCCTGGCGTGGGCGCTCGGGCTGCTGCTGCTCGTGGCCGCCGTGCTCAGCGGCGTCGGCACCTACGCGATGGTGCTGTTCAGCACGCACATGCTGCAGCACATGGCGCTGTCGATGATGGTGCCGCTCCTGCTGGTACTCGGCGCGCCGGCGACCCTGGCGCTGCGTGCCCTCAAGCCCGCACAGCGGCGCGGCGACCGCGGGCCCCGCGAGTGGCTCAGCGCGTTCCTGGGAAGCTCGTTCTCCCGGGCGGTGACGCACCCCGGCGTCGCGGCACCGTTGTTCGTGCTCAGCCCCTACGCGCTGTACTTCACGCCGCTGTTCCCCGCGCTCATGAGCGACCACCTCGGTCACATGCTGATGAACGTGCACTTCCTCGCCACAGGGTTCCTCTTCTACTGGGTCATCGCCGGGGTCGACCCGGGACCGCGGAAGCTCCCCTATCTGCTGCGCATCCTGCTGCTCCTGGTGACCATGGGTATGCACGCGTTCTTCGGAATCGCGATCATGATGCAGACCGAACCGCTCGCACCGGAGTACTACGCCCAGTTGGAGATCCCGTGGAGCTCCAGTGTCGGCGAGGACCAGTACACCGGTGGCGGCATCGCCTGGTCCATCGGGGAGATCCCGACCCTGCTGGTCACGATCGCCATGCTGCGGCAGTGGGCGCGCGACGAGGAGCGCACCGAGCGCCGCAGGCAGCGGCACAGCAGGCGCGATGGCTCCGACGACGCCGACATGGACGCCTACAACGCCTACCTGCAGGAACTCGACCGCAGGTCGCGCGGCGAGTCCTAGCCGCCCCAGCCGTGACCGTCCAGGGGGTTAGCCGAAAGCGGAATCGCCCTCCTGCGTCCCGCTCCCTCTGGCGCAGCCGCCGCGCGCGAGGTTGAGTAGGCGCATGACGAAGCTGCGATTCGGCGTGAACTTCGGTGAGGTCAACGTTGACGAGTGGACGGATTTCTGCCGGACCAGTGAGCAGTTCGGCTTCGACGCGATCCACTCCGCCGACCATCTGGGCGCGGCGTCGCCGTTCGCGATGCTGGGGGCCGCGGCCGCGGTGACGACACACGCCCGGCTGGGAACGCTGGTCATCAACAACGAGTTCTGGAACCCGGCCGTTCTGGCGCGCGAGGCCTCCACTGTGGACCGCCTATCCGGCGGCCGGCTGGAACTCGGGCTCGGCGCAGGGCACATGAAGTCGGAGTTCGACGCCGCCGGAATCCCCTGGCACCCGTACCCGGAGCGCATCGACCGCCTGGAGCGGTGCATCGGGGAGTTGGACCGGTTGTTCGCCGAGGACGGCCAGCAACCCCTCCCGCACCAGGTGCCCCGCCCACCGCTGCTGATCGGCGGGCACGGGGAACGGATCCTCGACCTCGCCGCGAGGCACGCCGACATCATCGGCTTCACCGGGGCCACGCAGATCAAGAGCGAGCAGATGGGCGTCTTCCGGCTCGCGTCCCCCGGCGAGACACTGCGGCGCGTGGAGCGTGTCCGCGAGCGCGCCGGCTCGCGTGCGGACGCGCTGGAGTTCAACGTCCTCGTCCAGGCGGTGATCGTCACCGACGACGCCGAGGCCAAGGCCGTCGAGCTGGCCGCGGCGTACGGCTACACCGGGCTGGACAGCGCCGAGCGGGTCCTGGAGAGTCCCTACGTCCTGGTGGGCACGGCGGAGGAGAACGCCAAGAAGATCCTGGCGAACCGCGAGCGTTTCGGGTTCTCCTACATCACCACCCACGGCCCCAGCCGGGACGCGCTGGCCGCGACCATCCCGCACGCGCGCCGGCTCGCCGGGGAGAGCCAGCCGGGCTAACCGGCCAGCACCGCGATTCCCGTGCTGACCAGGCCGAATACGGAGCAGATCAGCAGGCCGCCGACCAGCGTGGCGGGCGAGGGCCTCAGTTGTGCGGCCCGTTCCGTGCCGTGTTCCGCGGCCACGCGCCGCGCGACCAGCGGGAGCAGCGCCACGTTGGCCAGGTAGGTGAGCGTCACCACCCCGAACGCCACCAGGTAGGCCTCTCCGAAGCCGGCTCCGGTGCCCGCTGCCAGAACGGTGGACGCGGCCAGCGCGGGGACCGCGAGGAGCACCACGACCACCATCGCGCTGAACGCCACCGGCATGCCCCTCCTGGCGGGGCGGCCCGTGCGGATCAGTAGTAGGCCAAGGACGGCCGCCATCATCAGGGCGCCGACGGTTCCGAACACGAAGATGTTGACCAGCGAATTCACCCCGATATTCTGCCACCGCCGGATTGCCGTCCCGCACGCCGGCACCGTGCGGGATGCGGCGGCCACCACCGATGGGAGACCACACTGATGACGACCCCTAACGCGCGCACGGTCCGCCTGGGTACCGGGATCGAGGTCCCGGCGGTCGGGCAGGGCACCTGGTTCATGGGCGAGAGCGCGGCCGGACACGCCGATGAGGTGCGCGCGCTGCGTCTGGGCCTCGACCTGGGCATGCCCCTCATCGATACCGCGGAGATGTACGGCGACGGGGGCGCCGAGCGTGTCGTGGGCGAGGCCGTCGCCGGGCGCCGCGACGAGGCGGTCATCGTCTCCAAGGTCTTCCCGCACAACGCGGGACGCAAGGCCGCGCGGGCCGCGTGCGAGCGGAGCCTGCGCCGCATCGGGACCGACTACCTGGACGTCTACCTGCTCCACTGGCGCGGGGCGGTCCCGCTGGCCGAGACGGTCGAGGTGTTCGCGGAGCTGCGGCGCGAGGGCAAGATCCGCGAGTGGGGTGTGTCCAACCTCGACACCGCCGACATGCGGGAGCTGTGGGACGTACCCGGCGGTCGCGAGTGCGTGACCGACCAGGTGCTCTACCACGCGGGCTCGCGCGGGACCGAGTACGAGCTGCTTCCGTGGTGCCGCGAGCAGGGTGTGCC includes the following:
- a CDS encoding cytochrome c oxidase assembly protein, coding for MASTDNRGTGASRRNGTKTNTDPSTAVVISVAATATGLIALIIALAAGGAVTPQVIPGLPDAGPLTRWGLPVSKNVQDAGAVLTVGLLLLAAFLLPNDKGVPSSQALGYVRAASWTGLAWAAGAGATLVFQLSDTVGQPPFAVIGDQLSSYAGQSTQGIGLTVVILLATAVALFGRTVVTGAGVITLLGIALAGVVPPALTGHSATAGSHELAVTGLALHVLAICLWVGGLAAVTFHALRPGGEHAALAVRRFSRFALWAYIGVAIGGAASAISRLYAVQELYTTPYGRIILVKIVLFGVLGYLGWLHRRSVVPRIGEASGRARFVRVAGGEIVIMAAVVGISVALSRTAPPPPAESEVDPVTAILGFPMPPPIDAQSLLTLWRPDLLFIMLVVCLGGFYAVGVVRLVRRGDRWPWGRSLAWALGLLLLVAAVLSGVGTYAMVLFSTHMLQHMALSMMVPLLLVLGAPATLALRALKPAQRRGDRGPREWLSAFLGSSFSRAVTHPGVAAPLFVLSPYALYFTPLFPALMSDHLGHMLMNVHFLATGFLFYWVIAGVDPGPRKLPYLLRILLLLVTMGMHAFFGIAIMMQTEPLAPEYYAQLEIPWSSSVGEDQYTGGGIAWSIGEIPTLLVTIAMLRQWARDEERTERRRQRHSRRDGSDDADMDAYNAYLQELDRRSRGES
- a CDS encoding TIGR03621 family F420-dependent LLM class oxidoreductase — protein: MTKLRFGVNFGEVNVDEWTDFCRTSEQFGFDAIHSADHLGAASPFAMLGAAAAVTTHARLGTLVINNEFWNPAVLAREASTVDRLSGGRLELGLGAGHMKSEFDAAGIPWHPYPERIDRLERCIGELDRLFAEDGQQPLPHQVPRPPLLIGGHGERILDLAARHADIIGFTGATQIKSEQMGVFRLASPGETLRRVERVRERAGSRADALEFNVLVQAVIVTDDAEAKAVELAAAYGYTGLDSAERVLESPYVLVGTAEENAKKILANRERFGFSYITTHGPSRDALAATIPHARRLAGESQPG
- a CDS encoding O-methyltransferase, giving the protein MWGAFAAAAASGVVLLGALAAVDALSWTAAVVLAALWCIGLGVVGTGLLLRRIAVQTRRLHRRLERHARNSADAIFRDRVELVGRIADVANRVDATESTLDELRQRDLPKLGADVVQRVERRQDRRFVKLTEHVARQGRDDYEQQVAWQELREFVRPGSFMPALRGWAASPDVLRLVVDAIRARHPKLVVECGSGASSVWLGYALRRAGGGRLVALEHDERYADLTRRMLADHDLDDIVEIRHAPLRDWVPTDPDAPNPSGQPWYDLAAVCDLNDIDLLFVDGPPHFTATEARYPAGPALLPRCSASAVVVLDDTSRHDEQALSGRWLAATPGLVCDEVPVEKGARVFTWREH
- a CDS encoding aldo/keto reductase; translated protein: MTTPNARTVRLGTGIEVPAVGQGTWFMGESAAGHADEVRALRLGLDLGMPLIDTAEMYGDGGAERVVGEAVAGRRDEAVIVSKVFPHNAGRKAARAACERSLRRIGTDYLDVYLLHWRGAVPLAETVEVFAELRREGKIREWGVSNLDTADMRELWDVPGGRECVTDQVLYHAGSRGTEYELLPWCREQGVPVMAYCPLAQGGRLRRDLLDHPAVQRIAAAHGATPAQVALAWVVREGDVIAVPKAAREAHVRENAAALDTVLSSEELAELDAAFPPPERAEPLDIM